One genomic segment of Salmo trutta chromosome 8, fSalTru1.1, whole genome shotgun sequence includes these proteins:
- the LOC115199222 gene encoding somatostatin receptor type 1-like, translated as MGKLDKIDNMAANGTSNYSAYPTDFPYNSSLDYEDYDQEPDTSKIIIPSIYALVCCVGLTGNTMVIYVILKYAKMKTATNIYILNLAIADELFMLSVPFLATSAAVRHWPFGSLMCRLVLSVDGINMFTSIFCLTVLSVDRYVAVVHPIKAARYRRPTVAKVVNVCVWGLSLLVILPIIIFADTVPAQDGGVDCNFLWPEAAWSEAFVVYTFLLGFLLPVGAICLCYCLMVARMRAVGLKAGWLQRRRSEKKITRMVVCVVAVFVLCWMPFYIVQLVSVFHHPPNPMVTQLFVILSYANSGANPILYGFVSDNFRRSFQRIVCFRWLESGLDCEQVDYRAVALKRQATNGQKEFPKECLASDMVFRNGTYTSRTTTL; from the exons ATGG GTAAACTGGACAAAATAGACAACATGGCCGCCAATGGCACCAGCAACTACTCAGCATACCCCACCGACTTCCCCTACAACTCCAGCCTAGACTATGAGGACTACGACCAGGAACCTGACACCAGCAAGATCATCATCCCCTCCATCTACGCCCTGGTCTGCTGCGTGGGTCTAACAGGCAACACCATGGTTATCTATGTTATCCTTAAGTACGCCAAGATGAAAACCGCCACCAATATTTATATATTGAATCTGGCAATTGCAGATGAACTGTTTATGTTGAGTGTGCCGTTTCTGGCGACTTCGGCGGCTGTACGTCATTGGCCATTTGGCTCGCTCATGTGCCGTCTGGTGTTGAGCGTGGACGGCATTAACATGTTTACGTCCATCTTCTGTCTGACGGTGTTGAGCGTGGATCGATACGTGGCCGTGGTTCACCCTATCAAGGCTGCCCGCTACCGCCGACCGACTGTTGCCAAAGTAGTCAACGTCTGCGTGTGGGGCCTCTCGCTCCTTGTCATCCTCCCCATTATAATTTTCGCCGACACGGTCCCGGCGCAGGACGGCGGTGTGGACTGCAACTTTCTGTGGCCCGAGGCAGCGTGGTCGGAGGCGTTCGTGGTCTACACTTTCCTGCTCGGCTTCCTGCTTCCTGTGGGTGCAATCTGCCTCTGCTACTGCCTGATGGTGGCGCGCATGCGGGCGGTCGGGCTGAAAGCCGGTTGGCTGCAGCGGCGGCGCTCTGAGAAAAAGATCACacggatggtggtgtgtgtggtggcgGTTTTTGTCCTCTGCTGGATGCCTTTCTACATCGTCCAGCTGGTCAGTGTGTTCCACCACCCTCCCAACCCCATGGTCACCCAGCTCTTCGTCATCCTGAGTTATGCCAACAGCGGTGCCAACCCCATCCTCTACGGCTTTGTGTCGGATAACTTCCGCCGGTCGTTCCAGAGGATTGTGTGTTTCCGTTGGTTGGAGTCTGGGCTGGACTGTGAACAGGTGGACTACCGTGCTGTAGCACTGAAGAGACAGGCCACCAATGGACAAAAAGAATTCCCTAAAGAATGCCTGGCATCTGATATGGTGTTCCGGAATGGGACATATACCTCACGCACTACTACATTGTGA